From uncultured Roseateles sp., the proteins below share one genomic window:
- a CDS encoding MMPL family transporter, which yields MTNSSPPSAVPASLFAHPGGGSSRLDRFVALCIRQRVLVIVLISLLTLMFAALAVRIEIKTVFSDLLPENHPYIKVHEQFKQTFGSSNLVSIMLEVKDGDIFTPAVLAKITRITKELQRVDGVNQFQVISLAAKKLKEVRASTEGIDITPLMWPEPPSSKEGIAKLKDSVLRNPLVYGAYVSADLKAALITVDFYDAELKYDKVFAQISAINRSVEGDGVSLRMVGEPILYGWVSHYLPETLRIFLLTLAALIALLFITARTWRGTLLPLLAGAVSSIWALGTARLLGFHMDPLIIVVAFLIMARAISHAVQLVSHFDDELERGAPNSTVAAMAAMRGLFKPGMLGVVADAGCMIVVILVPIPLLQKVAIIGTVWVLTIAVSACVLTPVLLSFIKHPRRHAHGLNIQPAMRTVLTRCAALALSPRRYVAVGATAALFVGGTLYAFNLKVGDANPGSPILWGDSTYNQDAAAINKRFQGADRMFVVVSGDKTDALKEPAALRTMAQLQAFLESQPEVGGTVSMADLVPEMKRVLREDNPRYREFGSSAADNGEIMYLFTSSSDPGDIDRFVEPQYKDGSVTVFFRDHRGETIRAAVARVEAFIAAHPDSPVKIQLAGGLVGVLAAVNEIIFAKQIESIALALLVLVVCCAVTYRSLAAGMFFMVPVLLSNALTFSFMELMGIGMNINTLPIAALGIGLGVDYAFYVIDEIREELRRGLTLEQAVNSSMLGAGRGVLVTAATLITSVVIWYFSSIRFQAEMGLLMALWLLISALSSLLLMPALVVILKPDFIFEPARQARKSRPRTQAVSA from the coding sequence ATGACTAACAGCTCTCCTCCGTCCGCCGTACCCGCCAGCCTGTTCGCCCATCCGGGTGGCGGCTCCAGCCGCCTGGACCGCTTCGTCGCCCTTTGCATCCGCCAGCGCGTGCTGGTGATCGTGCTGATCTCGCTGCTGACGCTGATGTTCGCCGCCCTGGCCGTGCGCATCGAGATCAAGACCGTCTTCAGCGACCTGCTGCCCGAGAACCACCCCTACATCAAGGTTCACGAGCAATTCAAGCAGACCTTCGGCAGCTCCAACCTCGTCAGCATCATGCTGGAGGTCAAGGACGGCGACATCTTCACGCCTGCGGTGCTGGCCAAGATCACCCGGATCACCAAGGAGCTGCAGCGGGTCGATGGCGTCAACCAGTTCCAGGTGATCTCGCTGGCGGCCAAGAAGCTCAAGGAGGTGCGGGCCTCGACCGAGGGCATCGACATCACGCCGCTGATGTGGCCCGAGCCACCCAGCAGCAAGGAGGGCATTGCCAAACTCAAGGACTCGGTGCTGCGCAATCCGCTGGTCTATGGCGCCTATGTGTCGGCCGATCTGAAGGCCGCGCTGATCACGGTGGACTTCTACGATGCGGAGCTGAAGTACGACAAGGTCTTTGCCCAGATCAGCGCGATCAATCGCTCGGTCGAGGGCGACGGCGTCAGCCTGCGCATGGTCGGCGAGCCCATCCTGTACGGCTGGGTCAGCCACTACCTGCCCGAGACGCTGCGCATCTTCCTGCTGACCCTGGCGGCGCTGATCGCGCTGCTGTTCATCACCGCGCGCACCTGGCGCGGCACGCTGCTGCCGCTGCTGGCCGGCGCGGTGAGTTCGATCTGGGCGCTGGGCACGGCCCGGTTGCTGGGCTTCCATATGGACCCGCTGATCATCGTGGTGGCCTTTCTGATCATGGCGCGGGCGATCTCGCATGCGGTGCAACTGGTCTCGCACTTCGACGACGAGCTGGAGCGCGGCGCGCCGAACTCGACCGTCGCCGCCATGGCCGCCATGCGGGGGCTGTTCAAGCCCGGCATGCTCGGCGTGGTGGCCGACGCGGGCTGCATGATTGTGGTCATCCTGGTGCCGATTCCGCTGCTGCAGAAGGTGGCCATCATCGGCACCGTCTGGGTGCTGACGATCGCCGTCAGCGCCTGCGTGCTGACGCCGGTGCTGCTGTCCTTCATCAAGCATCCGCGCCGCCACGCCCACGGCCTGAACATCCAGCCGGCGATGCGCACGGTGCTGACGCGTTGCGCCGCGCTGGCGCTGTCGCCGCGGCGCTATGTGGCGGTGGGCGCCACGGCGGCGCTGTTCGTCGGCGGCACGTTGTATGCGTTCAATCTGAAGGTCGGCGACGCCAACCCCGGCTCGCCCATCCTGTGGGGCGATTCGACCTACAACCAGGACGCGGCGGCGATCAACAAGCGCTTCCAGGGCGCCGACCGCATGTTCGTCGTCGTCTCGGGCGACAAAACCGATGCGCTGAAGGAGCCAGCGGCGCTGCGCACCATGGCCCAGCTGCAGGCCTTTCTGGAAAGCCAGCCCGAGGTCGGCGGCACGGTCTCGATGGCGGATCTGGTGCCCGAGATGAAGCGCGTGCTGCGCGAGGACAACCCGCGCTACCGCGAGTTCGGCTCCAGCGCCGCCGACAACGGCGAAATCATGTATCTGTTCACCTCGTCCAGCGACCCGGGCGACATCGACCGCTTCGTTGAGCCTCAGTACAAGGACGGCTCGGTGACCGTGTTTTTCCGCGACCACCGCGGCGAGACCATCCGCGCGGCCGTGGCGCGGGTCGAGGCCTTCATTGCCGCACACCCCGACAGCCCGGTGAAGATCCAGCTTGCCGGCGGCCTGGTCGGCGTGCTGGCCGCCGTCAACGAGATCATCTTCGCCAAGCAGATCGAGAGCATCGCGCTGGCCCTGCTGGTGCTGGTGGTCTGCTGCGCGGTGACCTACCGCTCGCTGGCGGCCGGCATGTTCTTCATGGTGCCGGTGCTGCTGTCCAACGCCTTGACCTTCAGCTTCATGGAGTTGATGGGCATCGGCATGAACATCAACACCCTGCCCATTGCCGCCTTGGGCATAGGCCTGGGCGTGGACTACGCCTTCTACGTGATCGACGAGATCCGCGAGGAGTTGCGCCGCGGGCTGACGTTGGAGCAGGCGGTCAACAGCTCGATGCTGGGCGCCGGCCGAGGCGTGCTGGTGACGGCCGCCACGCTGATCACAAGCGTCGTGATCTGGTACTTCTCGTCGATCCGCTTCCAGGCCGAGATGGGGCTGCTGATGGCTCTTTGGCTGCTCATCTCCGCGTTGAGCTCGCTGCTGCTGATGCCCGCGCTGGTGGTGATCCTGAAGCCCGACTTCATCTTCGAACCCGCCCGCCAGGCGCGGAAGTCCCGCCCTCGCACCCAGGCCGTCAGCGCATGA
- a CDS encoding YCF48-related protein: MINVRQLSSSVAPLAIIAGLLYAGLFVKPAVPVSNIEAAVIGQRDTFYGIAAPAPQTLWAVGRDGKVVRSEDAGRQWKLQATGSAENLQAIAAWTANEAVVVGNASTVLTTADGGAHWKTVTGVPSQSEARKLIRVRLGTAGLARAVGEFGTVLASADKGATWQALGKSEDIAWHDIAEPSAQTLVIVGEFGRIRRSTDAGQSWSEVTSPVKTTLTAVGFRDASEGIAVGLDGVVLSTADGGKSWHSEASPTKDHLFDLARQGSGWVAVGDKGALLRGDADGRWSGARISPTSYAWHTQVLPVDGSLYLAGAQLARRDLDQTLTRF; this comes from the coding sequence ATGATCAACGTCAGACAACTCAGCTCGTCGGTGGCCCCGCTGGCCATCATCGCCGGCCTGCTCTACGCCGGACTGTTCGTGAAGCCGGCCGTACCCGTCAGCAATATCGAGGCGGCGGTCATCGGCCAGCGCGACACCTTCTACGGTATTGCGGCCCCGGCGCCGCAGACTCTGTGGGCGGTCGGCCGCGACGGCAAGGTCGTGCGCAGCGAGGATGCCGGCCGCCAATGGAAGCTGCAGGCCACGGGTTCGGCCGAGAACCTGCAGGCCATTGCTGCCTGGACTGCCAACGAGGCGGTGGTGGTCGGCAATGCCTCGACCGTGCTGACCACGGCCGATGGCGGCGCGCATTGGAAGACCGTGACGGGTGTGCCCAGCCAGAGCGAGGCGCGCAAGCTGATCCGCGTGCGGCTGGGCACCGCCGGCCTGGCCCGGGCCGTGGGGGAGTTCGGCACCGTGCTGGCGTCTGCCGACAAGGGCGCCACCTGGCAGGCACTGGGCAAGAGCGAAGACATCGCCTGGCATGACATTGCCGAGCCGAGCGCGCAGACGCTGGTGATCGTCGGCGAGTTCGGCCGCATCCGCCGTTCGACCGACGCGGGCCAGAGCTGGAGCGAGGTGACCAGCCCGGTCAAGACCACGCTCACCGCCGTGGGCTTCCGGGATGCCAGCGAGGGCATTGCGGTGGGGCTGGACGGCGTGGTGCTGAGCACCGCCGACGGCGGCAAGAGCTGGCACAGCGAAGCCTCTCCGACCAAGGATCACCTGTTCGACCTGGCCCGCCAGGGCAGCGGCTGGGTGGCCGTGGGCGACAAGGGCGCGCTGCTGCGGGGCGACGCCGACGGCCGCTGGAGCGGCGCCCGCATCAGCCCCACCAGCTACGCCTGGCACACCCAGGTGCTGCCGGTGGACGGCTCGCTGTATCTGGCCGGCGCACAACTCGCGCGCCGCGACCTTGACCAAACTTTGACCCGGTTCTGA
- a CDS encoding hydroxymethylglutaryl-CoA lyase, whose translation MTDQVLINEVGPRDGLQNQKVAISTADKLALITALVEAGLPAIEVSSFVSPKAVPQMADADALFAQLPSPERIRYSALVPNLRGLERALAAGVREIAVVLSATETMNQRNINMGLARAAEVSAETLAAAAAAGLRTKAYVAVAFSCPFEGAVDAAVVMRLAAQMRAAGAAEIVIADTIGAADPRATGRLMSALAGELGAAHLAAHFHDTRGFALANVWASVEAGIRTFDGSLGGLGGCPFAPGAAGNVATEDLVLMLEQCGLHTGIDVPALRRAIVLAERLVGYPLGGRTARWLQSQDLRTAAAAASSTATC comes from the coding sequence AAGTCGGGCCGCGCGACGGCCTGCAGAACCAGAAAGTGGCGATCAGCACAGCCGACAAGCTGGCCCTGATCACCGCCCTGGTCGAGGCCGGCTTGCCGGCGATCGAAGTCAGCAGCTTCGTCTCGCCCAAGGCCGTGCCGCAGATGGCCGATGCCGACGCGCTGTTCGCTCAGCTGCCGTCGCCCGAGCGCATCCGCTATTCCGCCCTGGTGCCCAATCTGCGCGGGCTGGAGCGGGCCCTGGCGGCTGGCGTGCGCGAGATCGCGGTGGTGCTGTCGGCCACCGAGACCATGAACCAGCGCAACATCAACATGGGCCTGGCACGCGCCGCCGAGGTGTCGGCCGAAACGCTGGCCGCTGCTGCCGCCGCCGGCCTGCGCACCAAGGCCTATGTGGCGGTGGCCTTCAGCTGCCCCTTCGAAGGTGCGGTCGATGCGGCCGTGGTGATGCGCCTGGCCGCGCAGATGCGCGCCGCAGGCGCCGCCGAGATCGTCATCGCCGACACCATCGGCGCGGCCGATCCTCGCGCCACCGGCCGGCTGATGTCAGCCCTGGCCGGCGAACTGGGTGCCGCCCATCTGGCCGCGCATTTCCATGACACGCGCGGCTTCGCGCTGGCCAATGTCTGGGCCAGCGTCGAGGCCGGCATCCGCACCTTCGACGGCAGCCTCGGCGGCCTGGGCGGGTGCCCGTTCGCCCCCGGCGCTGCCGGCAATGTCGCCACCGAGGACCTGGTGCTGATGCTGGAGCAATGCGGCCTGCACACCGGCATTGACGTGCCTGCATTGCGGCGCGCCATCGTCCTGGCCGAGCGCCTGGTCGGCTACCCGCTTGGCGGGCGCACGGCGCGCTGGCTGCAGTCGCAGGACCTGCGCACTGCGGCGGCGGCAGCTTCCTCCACCGCCACCTGTTGA